The following coding sequences lie in one Syngnathoides biaculeatus isolate LvHL_M chromosome 16, ASM1980259v1, whole genome shotgun sequence genomic window:
- the si:busm1-163l24.3 gene encoding uncharacterized protein si:busm1-163l24.3 isoform X1 gives MHSIAPCRPGQAKSQFHFSPPLALQCLSIYKRNRNKQPGSIQMAEASRTVRVSGLPPDVEEERLIDKLSVHFLRSSNGGGEILSVNIDESKPNSALVQFEDSRVAHRVVRHGRHSLKVDGKEYLLDVSEHHKTLDPNKVITSLTATVDYSQIPKGRSTLTRLLRDHPDVETNCDSTKNLCRLRGGYTEVQSVLAQLLACRPKYLQSEELSASSQLTVGCSESLTKTRSDRVDKRSLTGGSPTTEEDLSLVVDADVFKYLQKRYGQDYQRLQCQHGVEVVDVTNQGITTLFLQGVNCKDGKEREQIELAKSAISELCQKSERRICQAELRKCDLDPKRDLQQAWEALSVRFPELLFREDNSCVFLIGDQNDVSEAKQFLLQERCTLETEEIGSLLGTPSSPRMTKEEHDTLAVSPSISRTQDDRKDLVQLSEKAKKSEGGKMYHLAARFKDTGSALPSPSVSLSLRRTSNPSRHSTQELRSEAAGDPNRVLRPLMRSRTTSDTSAKSKRPCLTTTPLPMPGKDHMGSNAKRTNSFSGVTQQGLQKVEGDSFTSPARARTSSLSDQHEVYHAVVLVSSIMWFHIKEVYSTQVDALTRDLQLNEGGSPGKIQSTIWISGSEQSGVTACQLALQELVDAVSSDFCVHELHLSELGVADLEDETLQACCAEVRRRFTKITVRVMKRSLYLLGPKRLCYQVGASLREVFSGDGTQTDTQKDCATPSVAGQVKEGEPRTLLETKQNSATQESVLNHMEDNTKTELVTGANGQGATRRDPVIKEKLERPSVVDQDKCKVLVHGSKGSPENMNGIWSMTPQSNKATPSPQKEPHLSGICVCGETATSMNRTECGVVMCTKCLDAVHIHCRVCHTGPPGHSVPPGVRGTMTHCKLNFSLPGHNKYATIKITYLVPDGIQKDHHPSPGKPFQGGVFEAFLPDCDKTRKLLPRLENAFRQGLTFTVTSKNGSKVTWDAVPHKTSLQGGRSGNGYPDSSYLKRLSDILTSHGIEEEASTH, from the exons ATGCACTCCATTGCCCCCTGTCGACCTGGACAAGCCAAATCACAGTTTCACTTTAGTCCTCCTTTGGCTCTTCAGTGTTTGTCGATCTATAAAAGGAACAGAAATAAGCAACCCGGGAGCATT CAGATGGCAGAGGCCAGCAGGACGGTGCGTGTGAGCGGCCTGCCCCCGGATGTTGAGGAAGAGCGACTGATCGATAAATTATCTGTTCACTTTCTGCGCTCCAGCAATGGCGGAGGGGAAATACTCTCTGTTAACATTGATGAGAGCAAGCCCAACAGTGCCCTGGTCCAGTTTGAAGACAGTAGAG TGGCCCATAGAGTCGTTCGCCACGGCCGACACAGTCTCAAAGTGGATGGGAAGGAGTACTTGCTCGACGTCAGCGAGCATCACAAGACTTTGGATCCGAACAAG GTCATCACAAGTCTAACAGCGACTGTGGACTACAGTCAGATTCCGAAGGGTAGAAGCACATTGACTCGTCTCCTCCGGGATCACCCCGATGTCGAGACGAACTGTGACTCGACAAAGAATTTGTGCCGACTGCGCGGTGGCTACACCGAAGTGCAGTCAGTGTTGGCGCAGCTGCTTGCCTGCCGTCCAAAGTATTTGCAGTCGGAGGAGCTCTCAGCTTCGAGTCAACTGACCGTTGGTTGTTCCGAGTCTCTGACCAAGACCCGCAGTGATAGAGTGGACAAACGAAGTCTTACTGGTGGTTCTCCCACCACAGAGGAAGACCTCTCGCTGGTGGTTGATGCAGATGTGTTCAAGTATCTGCAGAAGCGCTACGGGCAGGACTACCAGCGCCTGCAGTGTCAGCATGGCGTCGAAGTGGTAGATGTGACAAATCAGGGGATCACCACTCTGTTTCTTCAGGGAGTAAATTGCAAGGACGGGAAGGAGCGAGAGCAAATAGAGCTCGCAAAGTCGGCAATAAGTGAGCTTtgtcaaaagagcgagaggaggaTCTGTCAGGCTGAGCTACGCAAGTGTGACCTAGACCCCAAGAGGGACCTACAGCAAGCATGGGAGGCTCTAAGTGTCAGATTTCCTGAGCTTCTTTTCAGAGAAGATAACAGCTGTGTCTTCCTCATCGGTGACCAGAACGATGTGTCCGAGGCCAAGCAGTTTCTTTTGCAGGAGCGTTGCACGTTGGAAACAGAAGAAATCGGCAGTCTTCTTGGAACTCCATCTTCTCCCCGAATGACCAAGGAAGAGCACGACACCCTTGCTGTGTCTCCGTCTATCTCCAGAACTCAGGATGATCGTAAGGATCTTGTTCAGCTATCAGAGAAGGCGAAAAAATCAGAAGGTGGCAAAATGTATCATCTGGCTGCTCGCTTTAAAGACACCGGCTCGGCACTACCGAGTCCTTCAGTAAGCTTGTCCTTACGCAGAACCTCAAATCCAAGTAGACATTCTACTCAAGAGTTGAGGTCAGAAGCAGCAGGAGACCCAAATAGAGTTTTGCGTCCATTAATGAGGAGTAGAACAACATCAGACACTTCAGCAAAGAGTAAAAGACCGTGCTTGACCACGACTCCGCTTCCTATGCCTGGAAAAGACCACATGGGATCCAATGCAAAGAGAACTAACAGTTTTTCTGGAGTAACACAGCAGGGACTTCAGAAGGTTGAAGGAGATTCCTTTACGTCTCCGGCCAGAGCCAGGACCTCTAGCCTGAGTGACCAACATGAAGTTTACCATGCGGTGGTTCTGGTATCCTCCATTATGTGGTTCCATATTAAAGAGGTTTACAGCACCCAAGTGGATGCCCTGACACGCGACCTGCAGCTAAACGAAGGAGGGTCACCAGGCAAAATACAGTCCACCATCTGGATCAGTGGCTCAGAGCAGTCTGGAGTCACCGCGTGCCAGCTTGCTTTACAAGAACTGGTTGATGCAGTAAGTTCCGATTTCTGTGTACATGAGCTTCACTTGTCCGAACTCGGCGTCGCCGACTTGGAAGATGAAACCCTACAGGCTTGCTGCGCAGAGGTCCGGCGGCGATTCACAAAGATTACCGTCCGAGTGATGAAGAGGAGTTTGTATCTTCTCGGTCCTAAACGCCTGTGCTATCAGGTGGGCGCTTCACTGCGGGAGGTTTTTTCTGGAGATGGCACCCAAACAGACACGCAGAAAGACTGCGCCACCCCTTCAGTCGCAGGGCAAGTCAAGGAAGGCGAGCCTCGAACATTATTGGAGACCAAACAAAATTCTGCAACTCAGGAAAGCGTCTTGAACCATATGGAGGACAATACTAAAACTGAACTTGTCACTGGCGCTAACGGTCAAGGGGCGACTCGGAGAGACCCTGTCATCAAGGAGAAATTGGAAAGGCCAAGCGTTGTGGATCAGGATAAATGTAAGGTCTTGGTCCACGGAAGTAAGGGAAGTCCCGAAAACATGAATGGCATCTGGTCAATGACGCCACAAAGCAACAAAGCCACACCGTCTCCCCAGAAGGAACCCCACCTAAGTGGCATCTGCGTGTGCGGGGAGACCGCCACCTCCATGAACAGGACTGAGTGTGGGGTGGTTATGTGCACCAAGTGCCTGGATGCAGTTCACATCCATTGCAGGGTGTGCCACACCGGACCACCGGGGCACTCGGTACCACCGGGCGTCCGGGGCACGATGACCCACTGTAAACTCAACTTCAGCTTACCTGGTCACAACAAGTACGCCACCATCAAGATCACCTACCTCGTTCCCGATGGTATACAAAAG GACCATCACCCTTCTCCTGGAAAGCCCTTCCAAGGTGGCGTCTTTGAGGCCTTCCTCCCAGACTGCGACAAGACCAGAAAGCTGTTGCCCAGGCTGGAGAACGCTTTCCGGCAGGGACTCACCTTCACTGTGACCAGCAAGAATGGCTCCAAGGTTACCTGGGACGCGGTCCCGCACAAAACCAGCCTGCAGGGGGGCCGGTCGGG GAATGGTTACCCGGATTCTTCCTACTTGAAACGCCTGTCAGACATCTTGACATCACATGGGATTGAAGAGGAAGCTTCCACCCATTGA
- the si:busm1-163l24.3 gene encoding uncharacterized protein si:busm1-163l24.3 isoform X3 has translation MAEASRTVRVSGLPPDVEEERLIDKLSVHFLRSSNGGGEILSVNIDESKPNSALVQFEDSRVAHRVVRHGRHSLKVDGKEYLLDVSEHHKTLDPNKVITSLTATVDYSQIPKGRSTLTRLLRDHPDVETNCDSTKNLCRLRGGYTEVQSVLAQLLACRPKYLQSEELSASSQLTVGCSESLTKTRSDRVDKRSLTGGSPTTEEDLSLVVDADVFKYLQKRYGQDYQRLQCQHGVEVVDVTNQGITTLFLQGVNCKDGKEREQIELAKSAISELCQKSERRICQAELRKCDLDPKRDLQQAWEALSVRFPELLFREDNSCVFLIGDQNDVSEAKQFLLQERCTLETEEIGSLLGTPSSPRMTKEEHDTLAVSPSISRTQDDRKDLVQLSEKAKKSEGGKMYHLAARFKDTGSALPSPSVSLSLRRTSNPSRHSTQELRSEAAGDPNRVLRPLMRSRTTSDTSAKSKRPCLTTTPLPMPGKDHMGSNAKRTNSFSGVTQQGLQKVEGDSFTSPARARTSSLSDQHEVYHAVVLVSSIMWFHIKEVYSTQVDALTRDLQLNEGGSPGKIQSTIWISGSEQSGVTACQLALQELVDAVSSDFCVHELHLSELGVADLEDETLQACCAEVRRRFTKITVRVMKRSLYLLGPKRLCYQVGASLREVFSGDGTQTDTQKDCATPSVAGQVKEGEPRTLLETKQNSATQESVLNHMEDNTKTELVTGANGQGATRRDPVIKEKLERPSVVDQDKCKVLVHGSKGSPENMNGIWSMTPQSNKATPSPQKEPHLSGICVCGETATSMNRTECGVVMCTKCLDAVHIHCRVCHTGPPGHSVPPGVRGTMTHCKLNFSLPGHNKYATIKITYLVPDGIQKDHHPSPGKPFQGGVFEAFLPDCDKTRKLLPRLENAFRQGLTFTVTSKNGSKVTWDAVPHKTSLQGGRSGNGYPDSSYLKRLSDILTSHGIEEEASTH, from the exons ATGGCAGAGGCCAGCAGGACGGTGCGTGTGAGCGGCCTGCCCCCGGATGTTGAGGAAGAGCGACTGATCGATAAATTATCTGTTCACTTTCTGCGCTCCAGCAATGGCGGAGGGGAAATACTCTCTGTTAACATTGATGAGAGCAAGCCCAACAGTGCCCTGGTCCAGTTTGAAGACAGTAGAG TGGCCCATAGAGTCGTTCGCCACGGCCGACACAGTCTCAAAGTGGATGGGAAGGAGTACTTGCTCGACGTCAGCGAGCATCACAAGACTTTGGATCCGAACAAG GTCATCACAAGTCTAACAGCGACTGTGGACTACAGTCAGATTCCGAAGGGTAGAAGCACATTGACTCGTCTCCTCCGGGATCACCCCGATGTCGAGACGAACTGTGACTCGACAAAGAATTTGTGCCGACTGCGCGGTGGCTACACCGAAGTGCAGTCAGTGTTGGCGCAGCTGCTTGCCTGCCGTCCAAAGTATTTGCAGTCGGAGGAGCTCTCAGCTTCGAGTCAACTGACCGTTGGTTGTTCCGAGTCTCTGACCAAGACCCGCAGTGATAGAGTGGACAAACGAAGTCTTACTGGTGGTTCTCCCACCACAGAGGAAGACCTCTCGCTGGTGGTTGATGCAGATGTGTTCAAGTATCTGCAGAAGCGCTACGGGCAGGACTACCAGCGCCTGCAGTGTCAGCATGGCGTCGAAGTGGTAGATGTGACAAATCAGGGGATCACCACTCTGTTTCTTCAGGGAGTAAATTGCAAGGACGGGAAGGAGCGAGAGCAAATAGAGCTCGCAAAGTCGGCAATAAGTGAGCTTtgtcaaaagagcgagaggaggaTCTGTCAGGCTGAGCTACGCAAGTGTGACCTAGACCCCAAGAGGGACCTACAGCAAGCATGGGAGGCTCTAAGTGTCAGATTTCCTGAGCTTCTTTTCAGAGAAGATAACAGCTGTGTCTTCCTCATCGGTGACCAGAACGATGTGTCCGAGGCCAAGCAGTTTCTTTTGCAGGAGCGTTGCACGTTGGAAACAGAAGAAATCGGCAGTCTTCTTGGAACTCCATCTTCTCCCCGAATGACCAAGGAAGAGCACGACACCCTTGCTGTGTCTCCGTCTATCTCCAGAACTCAGGATGATCGTAAGGATCTTGTTCAGCTATCAGAGAAGGCGAAAAAATCAGAAGGTGGCAAAATGTATCATCTGGCTGCTCGCTTTAAAGACACCGGCTCGGCACTACCGAGTCCTTCAGTAAGCTTGTCCTTACGCAGAACCTCAAATCCAAGTAGACATTCTACTCAAGAGTTGAGGTCAGAAGCAGCAGGAGACCCAAATAGAGTTTTGCGTCCATTAATGAGGAGTAGAACAACATCAGACACTTCAGCAAAGAGTAAAAGACCGTGCTTGACCACGACTCCGCTTCCTATGCCTGGAAAAGACCACATGGGATCCAATGCAAAGAGAACTAACAGTTTTTCTGGAGTAACACAGCAGGGACTTCAGAAGGTTGAAGGAGATTCCTTTACGTCTCCGGCCAGAGCCAGGACCTCTAGCCTGAGTGACCAACATGAAGTTTACCATGCGGTGGTTCTGGTATCCTCCATTATGTGGTTCCATATTAAAGAGGTTTACAGCACCCAAGTGGATGCCCTGACACGCGACCTGCAGCTAAACGAAGGAGGGTCACCAGGCAAAATACAGTCCACCATCTGGATCAGTGGCTCAGAGCAGTCTGGAGTCACCGCGTGCCAGCTTGCTTTACAAGAACTGGTTGATGCAGTAAGTTCCGATTTCTGTGTACATGAGCTTCACTTGTCCGAACTCGGCGTCGCCGACTTGGAAGATGAAACCCTACAGGCTTGCTGCGCAGAGGTCCGGCGGCGATTCACAAAGATTACCGTCCGAGTGATGAAGAGGAGTTTGTATCTTCTCGGTCCTAAACGCCTGTGCTATCAGGTGGGCGCTTCACTGCGGGAGGTTTTTTCTGGAGATGGCACCCAAACAGACACGCAGAAAGACTGCGCCACCCCTTCAGTCGCAGGGCAAGTCAAGGAAGGCGAGCCTCGAACATTATTGGAGACCAAACAAAATTCTGCAACTCAGGAAAGCGTCTTGAACCATATGGAGGACAATACTAAAACTGAACTTGTCACTGGCGCTAACGGTCAAGGGGCGACTCGGAGAGACCCTGTCATCAAGGAGAAATTGGAAAGGCCAAGCGTTGTGGATCAGGATAAATGTAAGGTCTTGGTCCACGGAAGTAAGGGAAGTCCCGAAAACATGAATGGCATCTGGTCAATGACGCCACAAAGCAACAAAGCCACACCGTCTCCCCAGAAGGAACCCCACCTAAGTGGCATCTGCGTGTGCGGGGAGACCGCCACCTCCATGAACAGGACTGAGTGTGGGGTGGTTATGTGCACCAAGTGCCTGGATGCAGTTCACATCCATTGCAGGGTGTGCCACACCGGACCACCGGGGCACTCGGTACCACCGGGCGTCCGGGGCACGATGACCCACTGTAAACTCAACTTCAGCTTACCTGGTCACAACAAGTACGCCACCATCAAGATCACCTACCTCGTTCCCGATGGTATACAAAAG GACCATCACCCTTCTCCTGGAAAGCCCTTCCAAGGTGGCGTCTTTGAGGCCTTCCTCCCAGACTGCGACAAGACCAGAAAGCTGTTGCCCAGGCTGGAGAACGCTTTCCGGCAGGGACTCACCTTCACTGTGACCAGCAAGAATGGCTCCAAGGTTACCTGGGACGCGGTCCCGCACAAAACCAGCCTGCAGGGGGGCCGGTCGGG GAATGGTTACCCGGATTCTTCCTACTTGAAACGCCTGTCAGACATCTTGACATCACATGGGATTGAAGAGGAAGCTTCCACCCATTGA
- the si:busm1-163l24.3 gene encoding uncharacterized protein si:busm1-163l24.3 isoform X2, producing the protein MHSIAPCRPGQAKSQFHFSPPLALQCLSIYKRNRNKQPGSIMAEASRTVRVSGLPPDVEEERLIDKLSVHFLRSSNGGGEILSVNIDESKPNSALVQFEDSRVAHRVVRHGRHSLKVDGKEYLLDVSEHHKTLDPNKVITSLTATVDYSQIPKGRSTLTRLLRDHPDVETNCDSTKNLCRLRGGYTEVQSVLAQLLACRPKYLQSEELSASSQLTVGCSESLTKTRSDRVDKRSLTGGSPTTEEDLSLVVDADVFKYLQKRYGQDYQRLQCQHGVEVVDVTNQGITTLFLQGVNCKDGKEREQIELAKSAISELCQKSERRICQAELRKCDLDPKRDLQQAWEALSVRFPELLFREDNSCVFLIGDQNDVSEAKQFLLQERCTLETEEIGSLLGTPSSPRMTKEEHDTLAVSPSISRTQDDRKDLVQLSEKAKKSEGGKMYHLAARFKDTGSALPSPSVSLSLRRTSNPSRHSTQELRSEAAGDPNRVLRPLMRSRTTSDTSAKSKRPCLTTTPLPMPGKDHMGSNAKRTNSFSGVTQQGLQKVEGDSFTSPARARTSSLSDQHEVYHAVVLVSSIMWFHIKEVYSTQVDALTRDLQLNEGGSPGKIQSTIWISGSEQSGVTACQLALQELVDAVSSDFCVHELHLSELGVADLEDETLQACCAEVRRRFTKITVRVMKRSLYLLGPKRLCYQVGASLREVFSGDGTQTDTQKDCATPSVAGQVKEGEPRTLLETKQNSATQESVLNHMEDNTKTELVTGANGQGATRRDPVIKEKLERPSVVDQDKCKVLVHGSKGSPENMNGIWSMTPQSNKATPSPQKEPHLSGICVCGETATSMNRTECGVVMCTKCLDAVHIHCRVCHTGPPGHSVPPGVRGTMTHCKLNFSLPGHNKYATIKITYLVPDGIQKDHHPSPGKPFQGGVFEAFLPDCDKTRKLLPRLENAFRQGLTFTVTSKNGSKVTWDAVPHKTSLQGGRSGNGYPDSSYLKRLSDILTSHGIEEEASTH; encoded by the exons ATGCACTCCATTGCCCCCTGTCGACCTGGACAAGCCAAATCACAGTTTCACTTTAGTCCTCCTTTGGCTCTTCAGTGTTTGTCGATCTATAAAAGGAACAGAAATAAGCAACCCGGGAGCATT ATGGCAGAGGCCAGCAGGACGGTGCGTGTGAGCGGCCTGCCCCCGGATGTTGAGGAAGAGCGACTGATCGATAAATTATCTGTTCACTTTCTGCGCTCCAGCAATGGCGGAGGGGAAATACTCTCTGTTAACATTGATGAGAGCAAGCCCAACAGTGCCCTGGTCCAGTTTGAAGACAGTAGAG TGGCCCATAGAGTCGTTCGCCACGGCCGACACAGTCTCAAAGTGGATGGGAAGGAGTACTTGCTCGACGTCAGCGAGCATCACAAGACTTTGGATCCGAACAAG GTCATCACAAGTCTAACAGCGACTGTGGACTACAGTCAGATTCCGAAGGGTAGAAGCACATTGACTCGTCTCCTCCGGGATCACCCCGATGTCGAGACGAACTGTGACTCGACAAAGAATTTGTGCCGACTGCGCGGTGGCTACACCGAAGTGCAGTCAGTGTTGGCGCAGCTGCTTGCCTGCCGTCCAAAGTATTTGCAGTCGGAGGAGCTCTCAGCTTCGAGTCAACTGACCGTTGGTTGTTCCGAGTCTCTGACCAAGACCCGCAGTGATAGAGTGGACAAACGAAGTCTTACTGGTGGTTCTCCCACCACAGAGGAAGACCTCTCGCTGGTGGTTGATGCAGATGTGTTCAAGTATCTGCAGAAGCGCTACGGGCAGGACTACCAGCGCCTGCAGTGTCAGCATGGCGTCGAAGTGGTAGATGTGACAAATCAGGGGATCACCACTCTGTTTCTTCAGGGAGTAAATTGCAAGGACGGGAAGGAGCGAGAGCAAATAGAGCTCGCAAAGTCGGCAATAAGTGAGCTTtgtcaaaagagcgagaggaggaTCTGTCAGGCTGAGCTACGCAAGTGTGACCTAGACCCCAAGAGGGACCTACAGCAAGCATGGGAGGCTCTAAGTGTCAGATTTCCTGAGCTTCTTTTCAGAGAAGATAACAGCTGTGTCTTCCTCATCGGTGACCAGAACGATGTGTCCGAGGCCAAGCAGTTTCTTTTGCAGGAGCGTTGCACGTTGGAAACAGAAGAAATCGGCAGTCTTCTTGGAACTCCATCTTCTCCCCGAATGACCAAGGAAGAGCACGACACCCTTGCTGTGTCTCCGTCTATCTCCAGAACTCAGGATGATCGTAAGGATCTTGTTCAGCTATCAGAGAAGGCGAAAAAATCAGAAGGTGGCAAAATGTATCATCTGGCTGCTCGCTTTAAAGACACCGGCTCGGCACTACCGAGTCCTTCAGTAAGCTTGTCCTTACGCAGAACCTCAAATCCAAGTAGACATTCTACTCAAGAGTTGAGGTCAGAAGCAGCAGGAGACCCAAATAGAGTTTTGCGTCCATTAATGAGGAGTAGAACAACATCAGACACTTCAGCAAAGAGTAAAAGACCGTGCTTGACCACGACTCCGCTTCCTATGCCTGGAAAAGACCACATGGGATCCAATGCAAAGAGAACTAACAGTTTTTCTGGAGTAACACAGCAGGGACTTCAGAAGGTTGAAGGAGATTCCTTTACGTCTCCGGCCAGAGCCAGGACCTCTAGCCTGAGTGACCAACATGAAGTTTACCATGCGGTGGTTCTGGTATCCTCCATTATGTGGTTCCATATTAAAGAGGTTTACAGCACCCAAGTGGATGCCCTGACACGCGACCTGCAGCTAAACGAAGGAGGGTCACCAGGCAAAATACAGTCCACCATCTGGATCAGTGGCTCAGAGCAGTCTGGAGTCACCGCGTGCCAGCTTGCTTTACAAGAACTGGTTGATGCAGTAAGTTCCGATTTCTGTGTACATGAGCTTCACTTGTCCGAACTCGGCGTCGCCGACTTGGAAGATGAAACCCTACAGGCTTGCTGCGCAGAGGTCCGGCGGCGATTCACAAAGATTACCGTCCGAGTGATGAAGAGGAGTTTGTATCTTCTCGGTCCTAAACGCCTGTGCTATCAGGTGGGCGCTTCACTGCGGGAGGTTTTTTCTGGAGATGGCACCCAAACAGACACGCAGAAAGACTGCGCCACCCCTTCAGTCGCAGGGCAAGTCAAGGAAGGCGAGCCTCGAACATTATTGGAGACCAAACAAAATTCTGCAACTCAGGAAAGCGTCTTGAACCATATGGAGGACAATACTAAAACTGAACTTGTCACTGGCGCTAACGGTCAAGGGGCGACTCGGAGAGACCCTGTCATCAAGGAGAAATTGGAAAGGCCAAGCGTTGTGGATCAGGATAAATGTAAGGTCTTGGTCCACGGAAGTAAGGGAAGTCCCGAAAACATGAATGGCATCTGGTCAATGACGCCACAAAGCAACAAAGCCACACCGTCTCCCCAGAAGGAACCCCACCTAAGTGGCATCTGCGTGTGCGGGGAGACCGCCACCTCCATGAACAGGACTGAGTGTGGGGTGGTTATGTGCACCAAGTGCCTGGATGCAGTTCACATCCATTGCAGGGTGTGCCACACCGGACCACCGGGGCACTCGGTACCACCGGGCGTCCGGGGCACGATGACCCACTGTAAACTCAACTTCAGCTTACCTGGTCACAACAAGTACGCCACCATCAAGATCACCTACCTCGTTCCCGATGGTATACAAAAG GACCATCACCCTTCTCCTGGAAAGCCCTTCCAAGGTGGCGTCTTTGAGGCCTTCCTCCCAGACTGCGACAAGACCAGAAAGCTGTTGCCCAGGCTGGAGAACGCTTTCCGGCAGGGACTCACCTTCACTGTGACCAGCAAGAATGGCTCCAAGGTTACCTGGGACGCGGTCCCGCACAAAACCAGCCTGCAGGGGGGCCGGTCGGG GAATGGTTACCCGGATTCTTCCTACTTGAAACGCCTGTCAGACATCTTGACATCACATGGGATTGAAGAGGAAGCTTCCACCCATTGA
- the phb gene encoding prohibitin, translated as MAKLFESIGKLGLALAIGGSVVNSALFNVDAGHQAVIFDRFRGVQEAVVGEGTHFLIPWVQKPIVFDCRSRPRNVPVITGSKDLQNVNITLRILFRPVSTQLPRIYTSIGEDYDERVLPSITTEVLKAVVARFDAGELITQRELVSRQVSEDLTERASTFGLILDDVSLTHLTFGKEFTEAVEMKQVAQQEAERARFVVEKAEQLKQAAIISAEGDSQAALLIANSLMEAGDGLVELRKLEAAEDVALQLSRARNVTYLPSGQGTLLQLPQ; from the exons ATGGCTAAACTGTTTGAGTCAATTGGGAAGCTGGGATTGGCCCTCGCCATTGGTGGTAGTGTTGTGAATTCTGCCCTTTTCAATG TTGACGCAGGCCACCAGGCGGTGATATTTGACAGGTTCCGGGGTGTGCAGGAGGCCGTGGTCGGCGAGGGTACTCACTTCCTCATCCCTTGGGTGCAGAAGCCCATCGTTTTCGACTGTCGCTCCCGTCCCCGAAACGTTCCCGTCATCACGGGAAGCAAAG ATCTGCAGAACGTCAACATCACGTTGCGTATCCTCTTCCGGCCAGTGAGCACGCAGCTCCCGCGCATCTACACCAGCATCGGCGAGGACTACGACGAAAGAGTGCTGCCGTCCATCACCACAGAGGTGTTGAAGGCCGTAGTG GCTCGGTTTGACGCCGGCGAGCTCATCACGCAGAGAGAGCTCGTCTCTCGCCAGGTCAGCGAGGACCTCACGGAAAGAGCGTCCACCTTCGGCCTCATCTTGGATGACGTTTCACTG ACACATCTGACGTTCGGCAAGGAGTTCACAGAAGCTGTGGAGATGAAGCAGGTGGCCCAGCAGGAGGCCGAGAGGGCAAGATTCGTCGTGGAGAAG gcggaACAATTGAAGCAGGCTGCCATCATCTCGGCCGAGGGCGACTCGCAGGCCGCTCTGCTCATCGCCAACTCGCTCATGGAGGCCGGCGACGGCCTGGTGGAGCTCCGCAAGCTGGAGGCGGCCGAGGACGTCGCCCTCCAGCTGTCCCGCGCGCGGAATGTGACGTACCTGCCATCGGGGCAGGGCACGTTGCTCCAGCTGCCCCAGTGA